The region acatgtatATAATTTGCTAACAGAAAgtacataataaattaattgcagGTACGTAATCTAAACCAGAGTTAATAATGCGCAAGGTGGACCACGGTaaacgatataatttgcgaaccCATCTTACCTCAACACACCATATCTCCTTGGACTTTGCTAGCCAGCAGCCGATTCTCAGCCCCCATCATACATCATCCTTGAATATAATATACCATAGAAAACATGTTATTTGGTGACACTCTCCTTTATATATGTCATGTTTAGCCTCATAGGAGGGCCACAGCATTTTCTCATTTCTGTTCAAACAGGCTGTGATCATGGGGAGGGAAACCAGGGACCCAGCAGCTTTAGGGTCTTCAATTGCACTTCTGCAAGAAAGATTCAGGCAGCTGCAGAGGGCAAGAGAGCAGAGAGAGGTGAGGGAACTGAAGCTGCTGTTTGAGCCTCAAGTTATGAGTCCTGCCAGGAGTTTTGAGGCGGGAAAAAAGCCGGTTTTCGTGCAAGAATCGGGCTTGGTTCCGTTTGGGGAAGGCGATAGGGATCCACTCACACTTGGGCTCAACTTGAGCAGCAGACAGGCAGATTTTCAGGCTATGAAGAAAAGGGCATTATTGTGGGGTGATCAGAAGATCAGTGTGAGCACAGGATATAGAAAGATGGAAAACTGTGATGTGGATACCTCTCTTCATCTGTAGATGTAGAATGaatcattcttttctttttctttggtttAGATTTTAATGTATACTCTCTCTTTTTCACATATTTGTCCTGGAGTAAAGAAGGGGAAAACACACCAAATAATAGGAGGACTCCACTATCATCAAGTTTATCTTTTTTAACAGCACAGACGAAAAGAAACAATAACGTCTAATAGAATTTAGGCAAAGTCACACCCACAACATCAGATCGAGAGTGACCATATATGGTGTGCTGCCATCCAGTTCGCACAGTGATTTTCTTTTAACACTGCCAATTGGTTCTCTGTTCAGAATCTTCTTTAATCCATGATTTCCCTCTCCAAATTCTGGGAATTAAGCGAACCATCTTATCTGCAGTTGAACCATACACTTTCAATGGTTTCCTTTCCACATCTATTGCAAAGGAAagaccataaataaaataaaataaacattatttatagaACTTGAACCACCAACTTCCTTAAAAATCACAGTATGGTAGTACAAACAAATGTCTATGAGCTATGAACGAAGACCTTCTGCATGACAGTGATAAACAAGAAATGGAGAGGTCAGCGAATATGATGTCGAATTTAGGATGTAATAAAGATAAAAACCGGGAGAATGTAAAGAGGAAATCAGTATGCATATGAATGCCAAAATAATGAAGAACTTTGTTGTGATCATTGTTGCCAAATCAATGTAAAGAAACATTCAATTGAAATAGCTGCAACAATCTGGGGAAAGGCAAGACAGAATAAAGCTTGGAACTCTTGTTAGTGCAGTgcaaacttcttcttcttcttcttcttttttttttatttttttatttttttattttttattgatacATTAAGTTTCGAAAACACACGAGGTTCCCTGGTTCCCAATGGGGCATTATTGCTAGAACAAAACTTTAAGGTGATCAATCGAATCAAAGTAACAAATGTTGCCTTTGCATCAAATGTAGTTGGCTTCATGCTGGGGATTGTTGGACGGAGAACTAAAAGGTCAAGTCAGTATTCTGTTGTCGGTATACATTCAAAACAATGTTTGAAACTATTAACACAGTACTAAAGGGAGTTCCAACTTTACCATATGTTCAACACCGAAGCTTCCAACCTTCCAGGAAAAGCTCATTTTGGGCTTCAATGTAAATATGCCCAGAAAATGCCAATTGTTGTATGGTAGAAGTTGCCATTAGGGTTTATAGATGAAGTTAGGAAGAAGCTTTCTGAAATGCGATTGCGCGAAGAGTTTTTTTATGGAATTTAGGTCTTGTTGGTCACAGTATCAAGTATCAACATCTCAGCTTTGTGAAAACGTTTAGACACTTTGTATTGGGACTATTGGAGTAATTCACTACTTCAAGCAAACTAAACCGCCAGCTGAAACAACAAAATTTGTGCACGTAATTCCATCATAGTTGTACAAAATTACTATGAACAGAACCCCCACCCCCCTAAAAAAAATTGCAGGCTCACTCCATCGGTGAAGGGTCCTCCATTATTGCATCACCCTGAACACTCCCGAGCATGATTGCAGTCAGCATTAACTTGCCTGCATCGGGGAAATCCTTGTGCTGCATCAGTATTGTTTCCACGGAGGAAGCTGTACCTTTCAGGTTTTGAAGTTCGAAGCTTTCACGTCTCAGAGGTAGCACTTCGTTGAAACTGCCCTCGAAAGTTATTGCATTGGGCCCGTAACACCTGCTGGAAGCCTGGAAAAGTATGGTGTCTTGGAGAATGGATAGGGTCTCCTCGTCGCTCCACCCCTCAGCTACAGAGGCTTGATATAGCTTTTCCCAATCATCCTGATTTGAAGCGTTTCTCCAGCATTCTTCCAAGAGACTCGTGTTAGATTTGAGAAAGGAGAAGCTTGTCCATGCAAATACATCAAAAGCTCTCAAAGAAAGCTCCCTGCTTTGACTCTTGAGGCACAGTTCAATTAGGTCCATTGGAGGAAGAAGCTGCCGCTGCCCAATGTTTTGCATTTCATCATCTGGAAGCAGTTCCAAGATTATTTCCTGTAAGAGAATCAAACTGTGTAAGTAAATGACGATGCCACAGGATCATTTGAAGGTTTTCCGCAGAAGGCAATCTTTCGTCCTTGGCACAAATCTAGGAGAGGCAAAGACATGATGGGCTCTAATTGTGTCAAttcttcaaaatatatcaatcttAAATTCAAAGGAATTCCGAATTCATTGTTATTGAAAGAAGGAAATTATGGCTCCTCAGTCCTAACTACAATCtgaataaaatttaacatgtttggtttgCAAAATAGACCAAAAATTGAATAACATTCTTGAGAATAGACCTATTCTTTCGTTTGGTTTGGTTTTCTATTCCCAGAATAGCATTACTGCGAATGAGCTATTCagaataatactccgtatttttttttctattcctTCCGGAATCTTATTCCTATTCACTTTGTTTCATTGCATGaaccaattaccaaacatgcagtTAATTCATTTACAGAATAAGGCTCCAAGCTACAAGGACCAGAGCTAAGGATAATGTTTAGTCAAGATCATAAAGTTGATATTACTCTGTAGTCATCAAAACACAAAGCATCAACCACTAAAGATAAAACCAAATCACCTAGGAAAACAAGAATTACAACGCCAGAATCCTAGACATTGTATAAAAGTATATTTACCTGTAAGTTAAGAATTTTTAAATCAGCGTCAATTCGCTTCAACTTTGTCTCGAAATTTGCATCTTTCCCTGCCAAATGCCAAAATACTTATCAAGTCTCAGAAGAAAATCAGAAAGCTATATAgcaatcacaaattaaatttcttctAACTTATTTATAGACAAGCAAACTTAAACACaaaaactatt is a window of Ipomoea triloba cultivar NCNSP0323 chromosome 11, ASM357664v1 DNA encoding:
- the LOC115997002 gene encoding uncharacterized protein LOC115997002 → MGRETRDPAALGSSIALLQERFRQLQRAREQREVRELKLLFEPQVMSPARSFEAGKKPVFVQESGLVPFGEGDRDPLTLGLNLSSRQADFQAMKKRALLWGDQKISVSTGYRKMENCDVDTSLHL